One Catenulispora sp. GP43 genomic window, GGAGCCGATCTTCGCGTAGGTCGTGGTGTAGGGCTTGGTGAGGTGCAGCAGGAGGATGTCCTCGCCGTTCCCCTTGATCTGCTTGTCCGTGGAGATCTGCGTCCCCTGTCCCTTCGTCACGCTGCCCAGCAGCACGTAGTCGTCGCCGGCCGCGCAGTGTCCGGCGGTCAGGACCCACTGCGCGGCGATGAGGGCGCCCGAGCAGTGGCTTGAGCCGCTGTTGAAGCGCACCTGCGCTGCCCATGGGGCGCTCGAGATGTTGCTGACGTTCGATCCGCCGATGATCAGGGGGCTGGCAGCCTGTGCCACGCCGCCGGCCGCGAGGATGCCCGCGGTTGTGAGGCCGCCGATCAACGCGACGCGCCGTCGGTTCGACATGGTGTTCCTCCGCATTCGTGAATGGATGGACCGAGCGGGAGGAACGTACTTCTGTGCCGTGGAGTGGCGTAAGG contains:
- a CDS encoding trypsin-like serine protease; translated protein: MSNRRRVALIGGLTTAGILAAGGVAQAASPLIIGGSNVSNISSAPWAAQVRFNSGSSHCSGALIAAQWVLTAGHCAAGDDYVLLGSVTKGQGTQISTDKQIKGNGEDILLLHLTKPYTTTYAKIGSPSDRPADKASVQAYGYGEVDSSGTPGTQLKTCTMVVKDNSASDDANAHVLQLTKGSGISAKGDSGGPAFHDGAIVGTDSRGTDTVKDYADITAYQSWIQQTIGK